A stretch of the Archangium violaceum genome encodes the following:
- a CDS encoding acyl-CoA dehydrogenase family protein, translating into MDFQLTESQRALQEMARKFAREVIRPKAAHHDETAEFPRDIIVSAWENGLLNMAIPEAYGGVGLSHVDQLLAYEELAWGCAGMATSITANDLANLPIIVGATDEQKKRLLTPFTEKFKLASFCLTEPEAGSDVANMSTTAVRDGDHYVLNGSKCFITNGGHADQYTVFATVDKARKHKGITCFVVEGRPKGLTVGKHENKMGQRASDTVALTFEDVRVPVHNRIGEEGEGWRIAMETLDNSRPITAILSVGIARAALEYSLEYSAQRKTFGKPIREHQGIQFMLADMAMNIQAARLLCHQSAWLLDEGQRASLQSSYAKCFSADMAMKVATDAVQIYGGYGYIKEYPVEKLMRDAKLIQIYEGTSQVQRLVIARELFK; encoded by the coding sequence ATGGACTTCCAACTCACTGAATCCCAGCGCGCCCTGCAGGAGATGGCGCGCAAGTTCGCGCGTGAGGTGATCCGCCCCAAGGCGGCCCATCACGACGAGACCGCGGAGTTCCCGCGGGACATCATCGTGTCCGCCTGGGAGAACGGCCTGCTGAACATGGCCATCCCGGAGGCCTACGGCGGAGTGGGGCTGTCGCACGTGGATCAGCTCCTGGCCTACGAGGAGCTGGCCTGGGGCTGCGCGGGCATGGCCACCTCCATCACGGCCAACGACCTGGCCAACCTGCCCATCATCGTGGGCGCCACCGACGAGCAGAAGAAGCGCCTGCTCACGCCGTTCACGGAGAAGTTCAAGCTCGCCTCCTTCTGCCTCACCGAGCCGGAGGCGGGCTCGGACGTGGCCAACATGAGCACCACCGCGGTGCGCGACGGCGACCACTACGTGCTCAACGGCTCCAAGTGCTTCATCACCAACGGTGGCCACGCGGACCAGTACACGGTGTTCGCCACCGTGGATAAGGCCAGGAAGCACAAGGGGATCACGTGCTTCGTGGTGGAGGGCCGTCCCAAGGGCCTCACCGTGGGCAAGCACGAGAACAAGATGGGTCAGCGCGCCAGCGACACCGTGGCGCTCACCTTCGAGGACGTGCGCGTCCCGGTGCACAACCGCATCGGCGAGGAGGGCGAGGGCTGGCGCATCGCCATGGAGACGCTGGACAACAGCCGTCCCATCACCGCCATCCTTTCCGTGGGCATCGCCCGCGCCGCGCTCGAGTATTCGCTGGAGTACTCCGCTCAGCGCAAGACGTTCGGCAAGCCCATCCGCGAGCACCAGGGCATCCAGTTCATGCTCGCCGACATGGCCATGAACATCCAGGCCGCGCGCCTGCTGTGCCACCAGAGCGCCTGGCTGCTCGACGAGGGCCAGCGCGCCTCCCTGCAGTCGTCCTACGCCAAGTGCTTCTCGGCTGACATGGCCATGAAGGTCGCCACCGACGCCGTTCAAATCTACGGCGGCTACGGCTACATCAAGGAGTACCCGGTGGAGAAGCTCATGCGCGACGCCAAGCTCATCCAAATCTACGAGGGCACCAGCCAGGTGCAGCGCCTCGTGATCGCGCGCGAGCTGTTCAAGTAG
- a CDS encoding electron transfer flavoprotein subunit beta/FixA family protein: MKILVTAKRVEDPESKIKVKPDGSGIVQEGLKYKINPFDEIGVEEGLRLVAKHGGEVVVVSIGGKEVQEQLRHALAMGATRAVWVNHTGPLDQMGVAGLLQKVAEKEKPDLVILGKQAIDDDQNQVGQYLAEFLGWGQATFASKVESLESEQEKNKVPALQVGADGKSVRVVREVDNGLATLECALPAVVTTDLRLNLPRYASLPGIMKAKSKPIEELTPAKLGVDVTPKVQVLKMAAPPPRKAGIKVPDVATLVDKLRNEAKVV; this comes from the coding sequence GTGAAGATCCTCGTCACCGCCAAGCGCGTGGAAGACCCCGAGTCCAAGATCAAGGTGAAGCCGGACGGCTCGGGAATCGTTCAGGAGGGGCTCAAGTACAAGATCAATCCCTTCGACGAAATCGGCGTCGAGGAGGGACTGCGTCTCGTGGCCAAGCATGGCGGCGAGGTGGTGGTCGTCTCCATCGGCGGCAAGGAAGTGCAGGAGCAGCTGCGGCACGCGCTGGCCATGGGCGCCACCCGCGCGGTGTGGGTGAACCACACGGGCCCGTTGGATCAGATGGGCGTGGCGGGACTGTTGCAGAAGGTGGCGGAGAAGGAGAAGCCGGACCTCGTCATCCTGGGCAAGCAGGCCATCGACGATGACCAGAACCAGGTGGGCCAGTACCTGGCCGAGTTCCTGGGCTGGGGCCAGGCCACGTTCGCCTCCAAGGTGGAGTCGCTGGAGAGCGAGCAGGAGAAGAACAAGGTGCCGGCGCTGCAGGTGGGCGCGGATGGCAAGAGCGTGCGCGTGGTGCGCGAGGTGGACAACGGCCTGGCCACGCTCGAGTGCGCGCTGCCGGCGGTGGTCACCACGGACCTGCGGCTGAACCTGCCGCGCTACGCCAGCCTCCCGGGCATCATGAAGGCCAAGAGCAAGCCCATCGAGGAGCTGACGCCGGCGAAGCTGGGCGTGGACGTCACCCCGAAGGTGCAGGTGCTGAAGATGGCGGCGCCTCCTCCGCGCAAGGCGGGCATCAAGGTGCCGGACGTGGCGACGCTGGTGGACAAGCTGCGCAACGAGGCCAAGGTCGTCTGA
- a CDS encoding electron transfer flavoprotein subunit alpha/FixB family protein, with translation MPIVLIVAEQQPDGNLRKATLNALGAGKQLADKAGAELHTVLLSKDPSKVTEELKGLGAKVVHTAAAPEFEHYLAETYAPAIAELAKSIGADYVGMASTAQGKDLMPRVAARLQAAMATDVMGFNGGGADLTFTRPMWAGNVFAEVKLTTPVKVFTLRATEFPAAQAGQGAAEVKTFSPKVEAGKTKFVDFKEVKSARPELTEARVVVSGGRGTKGDFKEIEALADELGAAVGASRAVCDAGWVPNDLQVGQTGKVVAPQLYIAAGISGAIQHLAGMKSSKTIVAINKDPEAPIFQVADYGLVEDLFKVLPALREAIHNAKG, from the coding sequence ATGCCGATCGTTCTCATCGTTGCGGAGCAGCAGCCGGACGGGAATCTGCGCAAGGCGACCCTCAACGCCCTGGGCGCGGGCAAGCAGCTCGCCGACAAGGCGGGCGCGGAGCTGCACACGGTGCTGCTCTCCAAGGACCCTTCCAAGGTGACCGAGGAGCTCAAGGGCCTGGGTGCCAAGGTGGTGCACACCGCCGCGGCCCCCGAGTTCGAGCACTACCTGGCCGAGACGTATGCCCCGGCCATCGCCGAGCTGGCGAAGTCCATTGGCGCCGACTACGTGGGCATGGCGTCCACCGCCCAGGGCAAGGACCTGATGCCGCGCGTGGCCGCCCGTCTGCAGGCCGCCATGGCCACGGACGTCATGGGCTTCAACGGCGGTGGCGCTGACCTCACCTTCACCCGGCCCATGTGGGCGGGCAACGTCTTCGCCGAGGTGAAGCTCACCACGCCGGTGAAGGTGTTCACCCTGCGCGCCACCGAGTTCCCCGCCGCCCAGGCGGGCCAGGGCGCCGCCGAGGTGAAGACCTTCTCGCCCAAGGTGGAGGCGGGCAAGACGAAGTTCGTGGACTTCAAGGAGGTCAAGAGCGCGCGGCCCGAGCTCACCGAGGCACGCGTGGTCGTCTCCGGCGGTCGTGGCACCAAGGGCGACTTCAAGGAGATCGAGGCGCTGGCCGACGAGCTGGGCGCCGCGGTGGGCGCCTCGCGCGCGGTGTGCGACGCCGGCTGGGTGCCCAATGACTTGCAGGTGGGCCAGACGGGCAAGGTCGTGGCGCCGCAGCTCTACATCGCCGCGGGCATCAGCGGAGCCATCCAGCACCTCGCCGGTATGAAGAGCTCCAAGACGATCGTCGCCATCAACAAGGACCCCGAGGCCCCCATCTTCCAGGTGGCGGACTACGGGCTGGTGGAGGACCTCTTCAAGGTGCTGCCCGCGCTGCGCGAGGCCATCCACAACGCGAAGGGCTAG
- a CDS encoding cytochrome c oxidase assembly factor Coa1 family protein → MNTMTEGQMAPQPSWWGRNWKWVVPTGCLGLLLSCGCLGAVIFGVTWQALRGTGVFVEAVAQAKQSPEVRQALGEPVEAGLMLQGSIQSHNDQGAANFSVPLTGPKGEGTLHVEAYKSGGDWNFTTLRVDIPGRPSIDLLGGAPAPPPDTVPFPDSPPELPDVEPLPDEDEPSEPREERPTERKKEDIQL, encoded by the coding sequence ATGAACACGATGACCGAGGGCCAGATGGCGCCCCAACCGAGCTGGTGGGGCCGCAATTGGAAGTGGGTGGTACCCACGGGATGTCTGGGGCTGCTGCTGTCGTGCGGGTGCCTGGGCGCCGTCATCTTTGGCGTCACCTGGCAGGCCCTTCGAGGCACGGGCGTCTTCGTGGAAGCGGTGGCCCAGGCGAAGCAGTCACCCGAGGTGCGTCAGGCGCTCGGCGAGCCCGTCGAGGCGGGGCTGATGCTCCAGGGCTCCATCCAGTCCCACAATGATCAGGGCGCGGCGAACTTCTCCGTGCCCCTCACGGGCCCGAAGGGCGAAGGCACCCTGCACGTCGAGGCCTACAAGAGCGGGGGGGACTGGAACTTCACCACGCTGCGGGTGGACATCCCCGGGCGCCCGAGCATCGATCTGCTCGGCGGAGCCCCCGCCCCTCCTCCCGACACCGTCCCCTTCCCCGACTCGCCCCCGGAGCTCCCGGATGTCGAGCCCCTCCCCGATGAGGACGAGCCCTCCGAGCCCCGCGAGGAGCGGCCCACGGAGCGGAAGAAGGAAGACATCCAACTCTGA
- a CDS encoding PqqD family protein, producing the protein MGDVMDAVPRLHPDAGIQRVGDRMLAVGLDDTLHTFEDEDGQVSEVAERILELVDGWRTVSGIVAALCDEFDVEPAVCREDTVTFVRLLVDKKVLVLGP; encoded by the coding sequence ATGGGTGACGTGATGGATGCGGTGCCGCGCCTCCACCCGGACGCGGGCATTCAGCGCGTGGGAGACCGGATGTTGGCGGTGGGGCTCGACGACACCCTGCACACGTTCGAGGACGAGGACGGCCAGGTGTCCGAGGTGGCCGAGCGCATCCTCGAGCTGGTGGATGGGTGGCGGACGGTGAGCGGCATCGTGGCCGCGCTGTGCGACGAGTTTGATGTGGAGCCCGCGGTGTGCCGGGAGGACACGGTCACCTTCGTACGGCTCCTGGTGGACAAGAAGGTGCTGGTGCTCGGGCCGTGA
- a CDS encoding FG-GAP-like repeat-containing protein — MHRAGWQWLLAVCALWVAGCTCGKPPVESELTVAFEQPVDGQRLAMGDDADPATEGFQYDVVAAATDSAGRAVTLGKATLEVQLAGEASWREGPAGVLEGARVRFPLVTMPGRTTVLRVTVEEEGSKRTATRSQSVTVGSETWSVDLTSPAEGQVLRELDDADPATPGYQVRFKLRTAGLAGREGTLVCEKACGIPPTDFVVAPGGTTEVPVTLTQAACEAQVAECYAVVKFGERLVTSPRRALTVDTVAPRVEVSGPVAPVASTTFKVEAAVGCCEDGASATLSLASGDVLTADVGTGGVSYPSVSVLEAGTQSFTLSVTDSGGNMTRLPFTVEVANTAPLLSLTAAESVNEDGDANPANGVQLPVQATVTGVSEGTPVEFWQSVNGRLGTPVRVSTRSEGGRLVADFIADLAEGENTLRACVRNVAGLESCLLKTVRVATGRKACRIMSPRDHAVRGEGNDPLSVQVEAESGPVTVRAFESGVPTPVAEESGTISGGTATVFLSLDDGEFELIVQCPGGVSQAVAVRLDTQPPVLSARVRGAPDDSGTLDGSTTDTSVLPGTQIIVEAWTEPESTVSVTGCALAAGVTAKADALGMALLREVTVPRSGTCVLTLTATDVAGNTATLKKPLVLNLDPGALEFVSPVAGSTLGRDSGEVQMGGGLAMPVKVSLPGRAGVLRLQSGTTVLREVSVTAAQTEYTFEEVILSEGINVLRGELVESGGAITCVTGLFVVNTAPVSVVLTAPQSASGSVIYNVGQDLQLDVPGIQRPLNYSVTTTATQYTVDICSDVELLTGAMPCRDGVGYTLVSNAPPNTALFTYPEGRYSLYAVLDDGALTTSELVVMTVDGQRPRVVSVQLEHDELGDRILNSNELPSGAPVVQVSTTELENGSVVQVFNQVSKSVLGSALVENGQARVVLDALESAQDVTLELAVRLVEQSGNTNNLGAGRPLDPRNDAAFFNLRLDRKPPDIGLLSPVKLSLGPADDADPATPGFQLLVAFDTSADVGPDGVAIVATPAPASSAPRTRTGTTVSQMFTVESGVTRFELSATDLLGNGNVVTFEVSMDLVPPTLAFTRPVAGSTHIGSLMTVELSVDGEEGRVVGIYAWPTAGAREKVGQASVTREADGSFLARTTVTLTPGIYQLSAELMDAAGNLATATVDNVTVDAPGCQLRFIDPAGSPVRFLARDDQNTGVPGLQYTLVGEAPDCKGLGVSLFRDDTVPAERTTSVDAAGRFSFPVTLADGETARFRVEMTDSVGNTTVDLLEASADISSPTLSVTLPRKDSAGKLFLVAASDNVNVLKTVPGYVADLWADQEGGQVQLLFDVTGAQGGQVRFFYNGSEVSPLVTPSTDTTTIDRTVTLPHDSSGTLEIRVSDASGNQVSYTAQVTVDVVSPAAPIVRRTLPPALVRSAIVEVRWDPVGDDGLSRVVQGYDLRWTTNVLVPDVIADNAQFHDTSKVRQETGKLLSSSTLAYDLKLPPLASYSIQVRACDEVGNYSPFQKETAPIANFWRRASLSNPAGSGTGNGFAKYMASGEDLNGDGKDDLVVGASDIQPGAVFVYYGSADPASAVRQELVPPDTLTQTYGGDFSLGNVGDEAGDVVADLVVGARRWTGGGSLERGRAFLYFGRKDQQLDKTRYLEFQGPSGIAANFGGSTRIIDDLDGDGLKELVFSSYGEVKTYLFFGRPVAEWRSLGKDPVTGSSCTSTTGACVIPASAADVTFVGDPGTPFFGMYRGNVTLGDLNGDGAPEMCVAAARQDINKVWLYSGSRLTKGVTLSTAATDILQLLQDPPDTGTSLNGFGTEAVGGRNLIRGPGVDFVVANPFKQAVYVYPDGGPTGFTTARLRISGGVRFGSGLRVADFNGDGLLDLLIGQNQTTNNSAWVFYNQGGTRNEFDAAVLGGLMQSRLTSSTALGISIASGDFNGDGLPDVAAGDSQSTPATVEVWY; from the coding sequence ATGCATCGAGCGGGATGGCAGTGGCTTCTGGCGGTGTGTGCGCTGTGGGTCGCGGGGTGTACGTGCGGCAAGCCGCCGGTGGAGTCCGAGCTGACGGTGGCGTTCGAGCAGCCGGTGGATGGTCAGCGCCTGGCCATGGGTGATGACGCGGATCCGGCAACCGAGGGCTTCCAGTACGACGTGGTCGCGGCGGCGACGGATTCGGCTGGACGGGCGGTGACGCTGGGGAAGGCGACGCTCGAGGTGCAACTGGCGGGGGAGGCGTCGTGGCGCGAGGGGCCGGCGGGCGTGCTCGAGGGCGCGCGCGTGCGCTTCCCGCTGGTGACGATGCCGGGGCGCACCACCGTGCTGCGGGTGACGGTGGAGGAGGAGGGCTCGAAGCGCACGGCCACGCGCAGCCAGAGCGTGACGGTGGGCTCGGAGACGTGGAGCGTGGACCTCACCAGTCCCGCCGAGGGCCAGGTGCTGCGCGAGTTGGATGACGCGGACCCCGCCACGCCGGGCTACCAGGTGCGCTTCAAGCTGCGCACCGCCGGGCTTGCGGGCCGCGAGGGCACGCTGGTGTGCGAGAAGGCCTGCGGCATTCCGCCGACGGACTTCGTCGTGGCACCGGGTGGTACCACCGAGGTTCCGGTGACGCTCACCCAGGCCGCCTGCGAGGCCCAGGTGGCTGAGTGCTACGCGGTGGTGAAGTTCGGTGAGCGGCTCGTGACGAGTCCCCGGCGTGCCCTCACCGTGGACACGGTGGCGCCGCGCGTGGAGGTGTCCGGGCCCGTGGCGCCCGTGGCTTCCACCACCTTCAAGGTGGAGGCGGCGGTGGGCTGCTGCGAGGACGGGGCCTCGGCGACGTTGTCCCTCGCGAGCGGGGATGTGCTCACCGCGGACGTGGGGACGGGAGGTGTGTCCTACCCGTCCGTGTCGGTGCTGGAGGCGGGGACGCAGTCGTTCACGCTGAGCGTGACGGACTCCGGCGGCAACATGACGCGTCTGCCCTTCACCGTGGAGGTGGCCAACACCGCGCCCTTGCTGTCGCTGACGGCGGCGGAGTCCGTGAACGAGGATGGAGATGCCAACCCCGCGAACGGCGTGCAACTTCCGGTGCAGGCCACCGTCACCGGTGTCTCCGAAGGGACGCCCGTGGAGTTCTGGCAGTCCGTCAACGGCCGGCTCGGTACGCCGGTGCGCGTGAGCACCCGGAGCGAGGGCGGACGGCTCGTGGCCGACTTCATCGCGGACCTCGCCGAAGGGGAGAACACCCTCCGGGCCTGCGTCCGTAATGTCGCGGGCCTCGAGTCGTGTCTGCTGAAGACGGTGAGGGTGGCGACGGGTCGCAAGGCCTGCCGCATCATGTCCCCGCGCGACCATGCGGTTCGTGGCGAGGGGAACGACCCGCTCTCCGTCCAGGTGGAAGCGGAGTCGGGTCCTGTCACCGTCCGGGCTTTCGAGTCCGGCGTGCCGACTCCGGTGGCGGAGGAGTCGGGGACGATCTCCGGAGGCACCGCCACGGTGTTCCTCTCCTTGGACGATGGAGAGTTCGAGCTCATCGTGCAGTGCCCGGGGGGGGTGAGCCAGGCGGTCGCTGTTCGTCTGGACACCCAGCCCCCGGTGCTCTCGGCCCGGGTGCGCGGAGCTCCGGATGACTCCGGAACCCTGGACGGCAGCACGACGGATACCTCGGTGCTTCCGGGCACGCAGATCATCGTCGAGGCGTGGACCGAGCCTGAGAGCACGGTGAGCGTGACGGGGTGTGCGCTGGCGGCGGGTGTCACCGCGAAGGCGGATGCCTTGGGGATGGCGCTGCTCCGCGAGGTGACGGTGCCTCGCTCCGGCACCTGCGTGTTGACGTTGACGGCCACGGACGTGGCGGGCAACACCGCCACGTTGAAGAAGCCGTTGGTGCTGAACCTGGACCCGGGCGCCCTGGAGTTCGTCTCCCCGGTGGCGGGTTCGACGCTCGGCCGTGACAGCGGCGAGGTGCAGATGGGCGGCGGGCTCGCCATGCCGGTCAAGGTGTCCCTGCCGGGCCGGGCTGGAGTTCTCCGGCTGCAGAGCGGAACGACGGTACTCAGGGAGGTCTCCGTCACCGCGGCCCAGACCGAGTACACGTTCGAGGAGGTCATCCTCTCCGAGGGGATCAACGTGCTGCGAGGTGAGTTGGTGGAGTCCGGTGGTGCCATCACCTGTGTCACGGGCCTCTTCGTCGTGAACACGGCTCCGGTGTCGGTGGTGCTCACGGCTCCTCAATCCGCGTCGGGGTCGGTCATCTACAACGTGGGCCAGGATCTCCAGCTGGACGTGCCCGGCATCCAGCGGCCCTTGAACTACAGCGTGACGACCACCGCCACGCAGTACACGGTGGACATCTGTTCCGACGTCGAGCTGCTGACGGGCGCCATGCCCTGCCGGGACGGAGTGGGCTACACCCTGGTGTCCAATGCGCCCCCGAATACGGCCCTCTTCACCTATCCCGAGGGGCGTTACTCGCTCTACGCCGTCCTCGACGATGGCGCGCTCACCACCTCTGAGCTGGTGGTGATGACGGTGGATGGCCAGCGCCCGCGTGTGGTGTCGGTCCAGCTCGAGCATGACGAGCTGGGGGACCGCATCCTGAATTCGAACGAGCTGCCTTCCGGAGCGCCGGTGGTACAGGTCTCCACGACCGAGCTCGAGAACGGCAGCGTGGTGCAGGTCTTCAATCAGGTGAGCAAGTCCGTGCTGGGCTCGGCCCTCGTCGAGAACGGCCAGGCCCGTGTCGTCCTGGATGCGCTGGAGAGCGCACAGGACGTCACCCTCGAGCTCGCGGTGCGCCTGGTGGAGCAGTCTGGCAACACCAACAACCTGGGAGCGGGCCGGCCGTTGGATCCACGCAATGATGCCGCCTTCTTCAACCTCCGGTTGGATCGCAAGCCTCCGGACATCGGCCTCCTGTCTCCCGTGAAGCTGAGCCTCGGGCCCGCGGATGACGCGGACCCGGCGACGCCTGGTTTCCAGCTCCTCGTCGCGTTCGACACCTCCGCGGACGTGGGACCGGACGGTGTGGCGATCGTCGCCACGCCAGCGCCTGCCTCCAGCGCTCCGCGGACCCGGACGGGCACGACCGTGTCGCAGATGTTCACGGTCGAATCGGGCGTCACGCGGTTCGAGCTCTCCGCCACGGATCTGCTGGGTAACGGCAATGTCGTGACGTTCGAGGTCTCCATGGACCTGGTGCCTCCGACGCTGGCCTTCACGCGACCCGTGGCGGGTAGCACCCATATCGGCTCGCTGATGACGGTGGAGCTTTCGGTGGATGGCGAGGAAGGCCGCGTGGTGGGCATCTACGCATGGCCCACCGCGGGGGCGCGGGAGAAGGTGGGCCAGGCCTCTGTCACACGTGAGGCGGATGGCTCGTTCCTCGCCCGGACCACCGTGACCCTGACGCCGGGCATCTACCAACTCAGCGCGGAGTTGATGGATGCGGCGGGCAACCTCGCCACGGCGACGGTGGACAACGTGACCGTGGATGCCCCGGGGTGCCAGCTGCGCTTCATCGACCCGGCTGGCAGTCCCGTGCGCTTCCTGGCGCGTGACGATCAGAACACAGGTGTGCCCGGCCTGCAGTACACCCTGGTGGGAGAGGCGCCGGACTGCAAGGGGCTCGGCGTGAGCCTCTTCCGCGATGATACGGTCCCCGCCGAGCGCACCACGAGCGTGGACGCCGCGGGCCGCTTCTCCTTCCCGGTGACGCTCGCGGATGGCGAGACGGCGCGCTTCCGCGTGGAGATGACGGACAGCGTGGGCAATACGACGGTGGATCTGCTGGAGGCCTCGGCGGACATCTCTTCGCCCACCCTCTCCGTCACCCTGCCCAGGAAGGACTCCGCTGGGAAGCTCTTCCTGGTGGCCGCCTCCGACAACGTGAACGTCCTCAAGACGGTACCGGGTTATGTGGCGGATCTGTGGGCGGACCAGGAAGGAGGACAGGTGCAGCTCCTCTTCGATGTGACGGGAGCGCAGGGCGGGCAGGTGCGGTTCTTCTACAACGGCTCCGAGGTGAGCCCCCTGGTGACTCCCTCCACGGACACCACGACGATCGATCGCACGGTGACGCTGCCGCACGACTCGTCCGGGACGTTGGAGATCCGCGTGAGCGATGCGTCCGGCAATCAGGTCTCGTACACGGCGCAGGTCACCGTGGACGTGGTTTCCCCCGCGGCCCCCATCGTCCGGCGTACACTCCCGCCCGCTCTCGTGCGGAGCGCCATCGTCGAAGTGCGGTGGGACCCCGTGGGCGATGATGGCCTCTCGCGCGTCGTCCAGGGCTACGACCTGCGCTGGACGACGAACGTCCTGGTGCCCGACGTCATCGCGGACAACGCCCAGTTCCACGACACGAGCAAGGTGAGGCAGGAGACCGGCAAGCTGCTGTCGTCCAGCACGCTCGCCTATGATTTGAAACTGCCGCCGCTGGCGAGCTACTCCATCCAGGTGCGCGCCTGTGACGAAGTGGGCAACTACTCTCCCTTCCAGAAGGAGACGGCGCCCATCGCCAACTTCTGGCGGCGCGCCAGCCTGTCCAACCCCGCGGGCTCCGGTACGGGCAATGGCTTCGCCAAGTACATGGCTTCTGGGGAGGACCTGAACGGGGACGGCAAGGACGACCTCGTGGTGGGAGCCTCGGACATCCAGCCGGGAGCGGTTTTCGTCTACTACGGCTCCGCGGACCCGGCGTCCGCCGTGCGTCAGGAGCTCGTTCCGCCGGATACGCTCACCCAGACGTATGGCGGCGATTTCTCGCTCGGAAACGTGGGGGACGAGGCTGGTGACGTCGTGGCCGATCTGGTGGTGGGCGCGCGGCGGTGGACGGGTGGGGGGTCGCTCGAGCGCGGGCGCGCCTTCCTCTACTTCGGACGCAAGGACCAGCAGTTGGACAAGACCCGTTACCTCGAGTTCCAAGGACCCTCGGGCATCGCGGCCAACTTCGGTGGCAGCACCCGCATCATCGACGACCTCGATGGGGATGGGTTGAAGGAGCTCGTCTTCAGCTCCTATGGCGAGGTGAAGACCTATCTGTTCTTCGGCCGTCCGGTCGCGGAGTGGCGCTCCCTGGGGAAGGACCCGGTCACGGGGAGCTCCTGCACGAGCACCACGGGGGCCTGCGTCATCCCCGCTTCGGCGGCGGATGTGACGTTCGTCGGGGACCCGGGGACGCCTTTCTTTGGCATGTATCGCGGCAACGTCACGTTGGGAGACCTCAACGGGGACGGCGCTCCCGAGATGTGCGTGGCGGCCGCGCGGCAGGACATCAACAAGGTGTGGCTCTACTCCGGGAGCCGGCTGACGAAGGGCGTGACGCTCTCCACGGCGGCGACGGACATCCTCCAGCTCCTCCAGGACCCCCCGGATACGGGCACGAGCCTGAACGGTTTCGGCACCGAAGCGGTGGGCGGGAGGAACCTCATCCGTGGTCCGGGGGTCGACTTCGTGGTGGCCAACCCCTTCAAACAGGCGGTGTACGTCTACCCGGATGGCGGGCCCACGGGCTTCACGACGGCGCGGCTGAGGATCTCCGGTGGCGTACGTTTTGGCAGCGGCCTGCGGGTGGCCGACTTCAATGGCGACGGGTTGCTGGACCTGCTCATCGGACAGAACCAGACGACGAACAACTCGGCCTGGGTCTTCTACAACCAGGGCGGGACGCGCAACGAGTTCGACGCCGCCGTCCTGGGCGGCCTCATGCAGTCCCGCCTGACGTCGAGTACGGCCCTGGGCATCAGCATCGCGTCGGGCGACTTCAACGGCGACGGCCTGCCTGACGTGGCCGCGGGCGACAGCCAAAGCACTCCCGCGACGGTGGAAGTCTGGTATTGA
- a CDS encoding potassium transporter TrkH — MVRLRLGDWCIQVEPSLLGLAAPRCDVERFRSASEEPRALSELRLERVPTLSTGQPLNPRYPTLGRYQVEGALIRIACTQSVLAAELGLRAAFLLATLRQGGVLLHASSVAFGGKALVAVGPSGAGKSTFARLARLAGGALLSDEVVALLPDGRVLGTPFRSDADLGGTAREALLGGLFSLVHASSESLEPLAPSSAVPLLLSQTFRAPEDGLTRAELLQRVAGLASHFPSYRFSFRNAPEAGGYLRRWCEDHAAR, encoded by the coding sequence ATGGTCCGCCTGCGTCTGGGGGACTGGTGCATCCAGGTCGAGCCCTCACTCCTCGGCCTGGCCGCACCCCGGTGTGATGTGGAGCGCTTCCGGAGCGCATCGGAGGAGCCCCGGGCCCTGTCCGAGCTCCGCCTGGAGCGCGTCCCCACGCTGTCCACCGGGCAGCCCCTCAATCCCCGCTACCCGACGCTCGGCCGCTACCAGGTGGAGGGAGCTCTCATCCGCATCGCCTGTACGCAGAGCGTGCTGGCAGCGGAGCTTGGGTTACGGGCCGCCTTCCTCCTGGCGACGCTCCGACAGGGCGGGGTGCTCCTCCACGCATCCAGCGTGGCCTTCGGTGGGAAGGCGCTCGTGGCCGTGGGGCCGAGTGGCGCGGGCAAGTCCACCTTCGCGCGCCTGGCGCGGCTCGCGGGCGGAGCGCTGCTGTCCGACGAGGTGGTGGCGCTGCTGCCGGATGGGCGGGTGCTCGGAACGCCCTTTCGCTCCGACGCTGACCTGGGGGGCACGGCCCGCGAGGCCCTGCTGGGCGGGCTCTTCTCGTTGGTGCACGCCTCCTCCGAGTCGCTCGAGCCGCTGGCCCCATCCTCCGCGGTGCCGCTGCTGCTCTCCCAGACCTTTCGCGCGCCCGAGGACGGACTCACCCGGGCCGAGCTGCTCCAGCGGGTGGCCGGGCTGGCCTCCCATTTCCCCTCGTATCGCTTCTCCTTCCGCAACGCTCCCGAAGCGGGCGGGTACTTGCGGCGCTGGTGCGAGGACCATGCGGCCCGCTGA